From the Glycine max cultivar Williams 82 chromosome 11, Glycine_max_v4.0, whole genome shotgun sequence genome, the window ACTGCCGAACATTGCTTTTCCTGCAAGTTGTTGGAGCAGATTATTCTTTGGGATATAACATGATAAAATTTCAGTGGTTGcaaatgtatattttaataCTCCATTTATAAAGGATAATAATACCATGGTGAatatattatgataattatcaaataaattgaattgtttAAGCCTTAGTCCCTTACACAACCCTTATATACTTTTGTGACTTATGCACTTGTCCTTCATACGCACTTTTGCTGCAAGTCAATACTTTGTACCTGTAGATACTAGATATCCTTGATTAGGTGGAGTTTCTACTTTCACTGTTTGTCTAGAGTCTAGAGAAATATGAAAATCCATGTCCCAGCAGAGATGCcatgatttcaatttttatcatCAATGGGTATCATCATtcagttgtttttatttttttgcttttcatttttttccttttcagagAAAGATGGTTCAGTGATGCATGAAGTGGAAAGTCTATCTTGAACTGCCAACCTTTCTATCTGCTCTCATATCTTTCTTTTAGAATGAGGATGGAGGGAATTGTAAATGCCACTCTTCAACCCTTATTCTGTTaccttaaataaatgaataacacTAAATGTTAGATGCTAGTCTCAGTAGTATACCTTCTATCATATTTGTATTTCTTTGTATTGTGGAATAACTCTCACATGCATGTGCCTAAAGTAATTGGTTATGGGCCTGTTTGGATGTACTACTGTAGAagattttataggaaaaaaacttATTCCATATGTTTTCCTACTATATGTGTTCCATATGCATTACTGTTTAGATGCTAGTCTCACTCTCAGTGAATTGAAACATTCAGaataatacatatgttttcctactatatataatatatttatatggttATTTGCTTCCATTGGGGTGTTTTGCAgctttcttctcattttttcttGGATCTCCTTGATTCCATCATAGTTGATGTGGCATCAGAGTGTCACAGAGTAGCAAGGCTGGGGCTTGATTCTAatttggaagaagaagatgaagaattgaagctatcGGCACAAGCCAGGGTTAGGGTGGCTGATCCTAGTAACAGTAATGAAGCAAATGGCAAGTATGTGGTTGACATATTTGGACAAACCCATCCTCCTGTGGcaaatgaaatatttgattGCATGAATTGTGGTCGATCCATCATGGCTGGGAGGTTTGCTCCACATTTGGAGAAGTGCATGGGAAaggttatttttttaccttctagaattgtttattttttaataaaatatttactcaTTATGCCCATAACGTTAGTCACTATCATAAATTTCCAATGAATGCTAGCAACACATTCTCTAACACACTCCTCATACACTATTGTTCtcaatttattgaaaactacaaaaCCATGAAtgaaactcattaaataagTGAGACCTGgatgattttcaatcaatttcagCCAATAGTAGAGACTAGAGAGTATGTTAGAGAGTGTATTGCTAACATttctcatttaaaatatatctatTCATGTTATCACATGGCATTTGTGGAGAAGACTATAAAAACTTTAGATAGAGGGTAAGGGTAGCCCAATCATTAAAGGGAGATCAAGAAAAACTATAAGTGAAACTATTGAGAAGGATTTAGAgattaatgatttatttatagACACATTTTACTATAGGATACTATGGTGTTGCTTGATCCATGTAGTCGACTTaatgtgggggggggggggggggggaacttGTGGTTATTGATAACTCAGTGAAAATAATATTCTCAATCTTCATTCATGCATGTAATtgagctttttattttttcacttatgTGTCATTTTCCTATGTAATTGagctttatattttttcacttaTGTGTCATTTTCCTATTATGGAAATGCTTGCATGCTTCATTTCAGGGTAGGAAGGCACGTCTGAAAGTGACAAGAAGCAGCACAGCCGCGCAGAACCGGTATTCACGAGGCAGTCCTAGTCCTGGTTCTACATATTCTCCATATTCAAATTACTCTACCAATAGCATGAATCGGTTGGCAAATGGAACCTCCACTTTTGCAGGTGAGGAGCACTCAAATGGGACACTGGAGTCATGAACTAGTTCATGTGTAATGGCTGGAATACAGGATCTCTGTCATACCTTGAACTTGTTTCTTCGCCGGGAGATGTGGCTGAATTTAATtgtgtttgaaaataatatttcaaacatTTTGGACCTAAACATAACAACCATCGTTGCCTACATCCTCGAATTGTTGtctaccttaaaaaaaaaaaactttgcttTTTACAGTGAGTTccattgtaattttattatgttttactCCTAGTTCCgttgtaattttattataattttactatCTGTTAACATATGTATATTGTGTGCAACTATGAACTAGTATTGTTCATGGATGAAAAGATGCTCAGGGTTGAGATGAATAATACACAGACATTTGGGAAAGTGTGTGTGTTAAGATGAAAAAATATGTAGAGTTCGTTTGATTTGTTAAGAAATAAGGGGTTGGATAGTACAAAAATATTTGTTCacgtttgatttaaaaaatgactgGGGGACAGACAGGACAAATATTCAAAAACTTGTAACTCACTAAACTCTTGTACAACTTTTTGTCTAGTAtctaacaaaagtaaaaatatattattcttattttctgACTTTTCATTATCccacatcttttttcttttttcattagtATCTCCTTCTCTAAACCTCTTTCTCCAACCATTAATAACCTCACCGCCCTCCTCTCCACCATACCGGAGCTCTCCTAGTTCACTTCCTTCCTCGCCTTCGCCACGCAACTCACCGTGGCCCTCTCGGACCGCTCCTCCCTCTCCATTCTCACTGTCCCCAATGCCTACCTCACTAACGACGATCACATCTCCTGCTTGCCCTCGCTGACATCTTGGTTCAACCTTcgccccctcccccccccccctcggGCAAGGTCATCACCATGCTCCCTCAAACCACGGGTCGTGCCACTGACAACTTCGGTTTCGTGAACCTCACCCGTGACTCCCAATTTGGCGTCATCTCGATCCACTCCCCCACACCGTACTCCCCCTACCATGCTACCATCCTCTCcttcaatatttaataattaagaaaacttGAATTTACATATTACCAAAAATCATCTTAagaagattttatatttttaataacattgtatgattgtgaaatatttttagttataacatatgataaattattattagtttatttatgtatttcgttaatttattttgaattgttttttagtttataattatGACACTTATAAgatatagttaaaaaatatatcagcataatcaatatattgtaattttataacaa encodes:
- the LOC100802564 gene encoding SAGA-associated factor 11-like isoform X1, which codes for MSVPNEENLSSHSQLSSHFFLDLLDSIIVDVASECHRVARLGLDSNLEEEDEELKLSAQARVRVADPSNSNEANGKYVVDIFGQTHPPVANEIFDCMNCGRSIMAGRFAPHLEKCMGKGRKARLKVTRSSTAAQNRYSRGSPSPGSTYSPYSNYSTNSMNRLANGTSTFAGEEHSNGTLES
- the LOC100802564 gene encoding SAGA-associated factor 11-like, whose translation is MRMEGILSSHFFLDLLDSIIVDVASECHRVARLGLDSNLEEEDEELKLSAQARVRVADPSNSNEANGKYVVDIFGQTHPPVANEIFDCMNCGRSIMAGRFAPHLEKCMGKGRKARLKVTRSSTAAQNRYSRGSPSPGSTYSPYSNYSTNSMNRLANGTSTFAGEEHSNGTLES